A region of the Rissa tridactyla isolate bRisTri1 chromosome 18, bRisTri1.patW.cur.20221130, whole genome shotgun sequence genome:
ctcctCTTGAAACACTCCTGCATCGCATCCAGCCATAGAACCAGAGAATcgtccaggctggaagggacctttcagatcaccgagtccaaccatcaacccaacactgcccaccactaaaccacgtccctcagtagcatgtctgcccggcttttgaATACCCCGACGAACGGGGatcccaccccttccctgggcagcccgttccaatgcttgacaaccctttcaaggaagaattttttcccaatatcccTCCTAAACTTCCCAACCCACCGCCCTGCTCTGCCGACCCCTCCTGGCCCACACCACCACGCTATCTCCCACCCCGGGGAGCCATAAGGCTACGGGGGCCtgggcacacacaccccccgccggCGCCAGGCCCCACCTCCACCGCGTTTTGCTTCAGCTTGGCGGTGTCCAGCCACACATCGCAGACTCCGTCCGGCCGGGACGCGCCGCCTCCGCGCCTGCGCTTCATCCCCGGCACCGGGCGGGCTCCAGGGCCGAGCGGGGCTGCCTCGCGGGGCAGGGGCCGCCGGCGGAGCGGCGCCCGGGGGGAACCGGAGCCTGGCCGTGCGCTCCCTCAGCCGGCGCCGCTCCCTCTTCCCGCCTCTCGCTCGCGCCGCCCCCGCCCAAACGGCCGCCAACGGCCAACGCGCGCGCTCGCGGCGGGGAGGGACCAatgggagcggcggggcgggatgAGCGGCAGGCGGAGACCCGCCCACCTCGAGCACTGCGCTATATAAGGCACCAGGGCCGCGGGCCGCTGAGGCGAGGGcatggcggcgggcgggggacTGGCAGCGGGTGGGCCCCGCCGTTAGGACCGGCTGCCTTGACCAGCGCAGGAGAGGGGCGCCCGGTGCCGGAGGCCCTCGGCAGTTGAGGGCTGAGCGCTGGCGGAGATGCCAACGCGGGGCAGGTGGGAGTGGGAGCAGCACAatgctctttccctctctcctgcccccagccctgctctttgCTGAacacagcccagccccatcctcccccagcccTTCTCGTCTTGTCTTTACAAGCCACAGCTGCAGACCCGTCAGTCCCCTGCCCTGTGTTTGCCCCCTCTCTTCAGGTCAGGGTTGTGTGCTtcaaagcagcagagctgtgcctgggTGCAGGGCCTCATCCACCACGGAGGGGGCCCTGGGGCTCCATCTCCATCAAAATCAACCCCCACCATGCCCTCTCTGCCTCCCACAGCACTCTTAAGGACAGGGTCCCTGCCTTTCTCACCAGGTAAGGGACAGGGCCCTGCCACTGCCTGGATAGCTCTGTACAACTCCCTTGTCCATATAAGAGGGGcctgaaattatattaaataaatttCCTACCCTTGTTTGTGGTTTATATAAGCTCACCTTGGTCTATTTCCATGGGTTGTATTCTGTCACGGCTACCAGGGGGACAGATGGCATCTCCTTACCTTGTGCTGTGAGACCTGGTAGCTTCCAAGAACCTTTCCCAGCCCACAGGGCTGCCGTGCTAACAACATTTTGTTCCAACTGTTTATTCAGACACATGAATTAGTGTACCATTTTAAGAGCAAGCTGGAActaattctgaatttaaaaagcatataaaGCAGCTCTTACTTTCCCCTCCCTACAGAGAGTACCGCCGAGCAACAGTTTGCGAAGCATTTCATTCCTCTCCTCGAAGTTTGTGGCCGGATTCATGCCAGCATCACCACAGCTGGGGTCAGATCAACCCTTGGGGTGATCTCACCTGTTTCTCCTGGATGGCTCTTACTCTTCTTTGAAGCTCAGCTTGTTCTTCACCTTGCGGGCCATGTAAGCAGCTGTGAGGACGGAGCAGGTGACAGTGAAAAGGCACAGGGCAGAGAAGTTGTGCGCCAAATCACCCTGAAGAGTGGAATAGATGTGTCTCCTGGACTCATAGTCCAACACCACCGCCTCGATCTGCGCCAGCGTGCAGAGAAACAAGCACACGTGAAAAATCTGATGGCTCTGCCCAAAGAAGTGACATTTCCCCGGGAACCACTTCTCAGGGTAAGGgtgtgagaaaaaaaaggcaccGATGAGGAAAAACAGCACCTGGCATTTGTGATACAGAAGGGCCGGGTCCTCCCGCTCGGAGGGCGGCGCGGTGGAGATGCGGTGGATCACGGGGCTGATGTCCAGCATGTACGCCAGGCCGGAgggcagctcctggcagagcCGGCTCAGAAGGCGAGCGGACTGGTGGTACCGGTACTTGGCGTAGCAGGAACCAGCGCAGGACAGCCACGCTAACAGGACAGCCACCGGCATGTAAAACCCCTTGATCTTCTCGTGCCAGCTTGGCTCGATGGCGTAGTAGTAGTGCCCCAGAGCGCTGCCGTACTGGTAAACGGCAACCCCCACGTAGTCCATGAAGAAGAAGCTGTAGTGCCAGAACTCGGATTTGGCCTGCAGAAGGTGAGCGAGGGTGCTGAACGTCAGGTAGGTGATGGATGCCACGATGATGATGAGGAGGGGTTGGGCGTGCAGGTCCTGCCCAAAATCCACCCTCTGCGAGAGCTGCTGGAACCGCAGCAGCAGGATCAGCGCTGCCACCAGATGGGTCCAGACGTTGATGGCCTCGTTGTGCTGCTGGAAGAGCGTCGAGAAGTAATAACGCCAGGTCTGCTGCACTGGCCGGTAGCCGGCGTGGATGTAGGGCTTCCAGAAGACCTTTGGCACCTCCGAACTGCTGAcagtggagggagagaggggggccAGCAGCTGCGGGACCTGCCGCATGTTAATGAAGAGGCGGCTGAGCTTTTCAGTGACGACCGTTGCCATGATGCAGCCGAACTCTGTGTCCCTGCCACACAAAACAACCTTTGGGATGGAAAGAAAGTTTTGCTGCAGGGTTTAATAGTgactttactgaagaaaaaagaaaaacctaaataaaaaaaaaaatcaacatgcaGGAGCTGTTTGAacgctttgggttttttttccaaagatatgTAAAATCATGTGTGACTGGAGAATGGCCTCGTTatagctgaaataaaagaatCACCAAAAATAGTAATAGGAAGGAGACTGAAGGGAGATTTAAGATCCCCTGGAGTGCCCCGTGCTGCACAGACGACAGACCATCTAGAGGAGTACAGAGGTAGAGGACACGAGTATGGGGTTAATCGACACAATAATTAACACACCAGGATGCCTCAGTTCCTAGCTCACCCCTTCCCAGCAGAGTTTGGGAACGGCTAAACAAATGAAACATCCTAAACAAACTCcccgctgcaggagctgcccagaTCCCCCCCCTTGTAAACTGTTTGCGGGATCATCTTCACAAACAAGCCGCGTTCCCCCCCCAGGCGCGAGATGACCTGCTCTGCCTCAGGAGGGGCACGTTTGAGAACAAAAATAACTGTAATGCCACCAACAGAAGGTATAACT
Encoded here:
- the LOC128918785 gene encoding membrane progestin receptor alpha-like isoform X4, with the translated sequence MAGAGPGAGEPAALFVYLPIRARDTEFGCIMATVVTEKLSRLFINMRQVPQLLAPLSPSTVSSSEVPKVFWKPYIHAGYRPVQQTWRYYFSTLFQQHNEAINVWTHLVAALILLLRFQQLSQRVDFGQDLHAQPLLIIIVASITYLTFSTLAHLLQAKSEFWHYSFFFMDYVGVAVYQYGSALGHYYYAIEPSWHEKIKGFYMPVAVLLAWLSCAGSCYAKYRYHQSARLLSRLCQELPSGLAYMLDISPVIHRISTAPPSEREDPALLYHKCQVLFFLIGAFFFSHPYPEKWFPGKCHFFGQSHQIFHVCLFLCTLAQIEAVVLDYESRRHIYSTLQGDLAHNFSALCLFTVTCSVLTAAYMARKVKNKLSFKEE
- the LOC128918785 gene encoding membrane progestin receptor alpha-like isoform X5; translation: MATVVTEKLSRLFINMRQVPQLLAPLSPSTVSSSEVPKVFWKPYIHAGYRPVQQTWRYYFSTLFQQHNEAINVWTHLVAALILLLRFQQLSQRVDFGQDLHAQPLLIIIVASITYLTFSTLAHLLQAKSEFWHYSFFFMDYVGVAVYQYGSALGHYYYAIEPSWHEKIKGFYMPVAVLLAWLSCAGSCYAKYRYHQSARLLSRLCQELPSGLAYMLDISPVIHRISTAPPSEREDPALLYHKCQVLFFLIGAFFFSHPYPEKWFPGKCHFFGQSHQIFHVCLFLCTLAQIEAVVLDYESRRHIYSTLQGDLAHNFSALCLFTVTCSVLTAAYMARKVKNKLSFKEE